A region from the Sphingomonas flavescens genome encodes:
- a CDS encoding phosphoserine transaminase: protein MVERPAARPARPYFSSGPCAKPPGWSLSSFDIEALGRSHRGAIGKARLAEAIERTHALLQLPADYKLGIVPASDTGAMEMAMWALLGTRPVTMLAWESFGAGWVTDVAKQLKLDADIRTADYGKIARLEGIDPASDIVFTWNGTTSGVRVPDADWIAADRTGLSICDATSAAFAQPIDWQKIDVGTFSWQKALGGEAAHGMIVLSPRAIERLEGEPAPRPLPKIFRLTKGGKLIDGIFHGETINTPSMLCVEDWLHAIGWAEQLGGLDALIARANANAQALDAWVAEAAWIEHLATDPAIRSNTSVCLQFSDRSDPETNTKRQKAMAKLLEQEDAAYDIGAYRDAPPGLRIWCGATVETADIDALGPWLDWAWEMTK from the coding sequence ATGGTTGAACGTCCCGCGGCGCGTCCTGCGCGTCCATATTTCTCGTCTGGTCCCTGCGCAAAGCCGCCGGGCTGGTCACTATCTTCCTTCGATATCGAGGCGCTTGGACGCTCGCATCGCGGCGCCATCGGCAAAGCGCGGCTGGCGGAGGCGATCGAGCGCACGCACGCGCTGCTCCAGCTTCCGGCGGATTACAAACTGGGCATCGTCCCCGCTTCCGACACCGGCGCCATGGAAATGGCCATGTGGGCGCTGCTCGGCACGCGGCCAGTGACGATGCTGGCATGGGAAAGCTTCGGCGCGGGGTGGGTCACCGATGTCGCGAAGCAACTGAAGCTGGATGCTGACATCCGGACGGCGGATTATGGAAAAATTGCCCGGTTGGAGGGCATCGATCCGGCAAGCGACATCGTCTTCACCTGGAACGGGACGACGAGCGGCGTGCGGGTGCCCGATGCCGATTGGATCGCCGCGGATCGCACCGGCCTTTCTATCTGCGATGCGACGTCGGCCGCCTTCGCGCAGCCGATTGATTGGCAAAAGATCGATGTGGGCACATTCAGCTGGCAAAAGGCACTTGGTGGCGAAGCGGCGCACGGAATGATCGTGCTTTCGCCGCGCGCGATTGAGCGGCTCGAGGGCGAGCCTGCTCCCCGCCCGCTCCCGAAGATCTTCCGCCTGACCAAGGGTGGCAAGCTCATCGATGGGATTTTCCACGGCGAGACCATCAACACCCCATCGATGCTGTGCGTCGAGGACTGGCTGCATGCAATCGGGTGGGCCGAGCAACTCGGCGGTCTCGACGCATTGATCGCGCGCGCAAACGCCAATGCACAGGCGCTGGACGCGTGGGTCGCGGAAGCGGCTTGGATCGAGCACCTCGCAACCGATCCGGCGATCCGATCGAACACGTCGGTATGTCTGCAATTCAGCGATCGAAGCGATCCTGAAACAAACACCAAGCGGCAGAAAGCGATGGCGAAGCTGCTGGAGCAGGAGGACGCCGCTTATGACATCGGCGCTTACCGGGACGCGCCGCCGGGCCTGCGAATCTGGTGCGGTGCGACCGTGGAAACCGCCGACATCGACGCACTCGGGCCGTGGCTCGATTGGGCCTGGGAGATGACGAAGTGA
- the serA gene encoding phosphoglycerate dehydrogenase, translated as MDPRAAAVFRDRGITVDEKPGLTPEELSAIIGGYDGVAVRSSTKIGAAAMDAALPRLKVIGRAGIGVDTIDVPAASARGIVVMNTPFGNSITTAEHAIAMLFALAREIPQADQSTQAGKWEKNRFMGVELAGKTLGLIGCGNIGSIVADRAHGLKMKVAAFDPFLSPERAVELGVDKVELDELLARADFITLHTPLTDQTRGILSRDALAKTKPGVRIVNCARGGLIDEAALKEGLESGHIAGAALDVFAQEPAKENALFGTPGLICTPHLGASTTEAQVNVAIQIAEQMSDFLLLGGITNAVNVPSLSAEEAPRLKPYMALAEKLGRLVGQIAGTSIRSIDVEVEGAAAALNIKPVTGAVLAGLMRTWSDTVNMVNAPYLAKERGIGVREIRNEGEGDYHTLVAVTVGTDDGPRRVEGTLFGNRAPRLVKIFDIPVEAELTGQMIYIVNNDQPGFIGALGTRLGENGLNIATFNLGRRQERGEAIALVAVDDPITPAVAQQLRDLPGVREVVPLSF; from the coding sequence ATGGATCCGCGCGCTGCGGCGGTGTTTCGTGACCGTGGCATTACGGTTGACGAAAAGCCCGGCCTGACGCCTGAAGAGCTCAGCGCCATCATCGGCGGCTATGATGGCGTCGCCGTGCGCAGCTCGACGAAGATCGGCGCCGCGGCAATGGATGCGGCCCTGCCGCGGCTGAAAGTGATCGGACGCGCCGGAATTGGCGTCGACACGATCGACGTGCCCGCTGCTTCGGCACGCGGCATCGTGGTGATGAACACGCCCTTCGGCAATTCTATCACGACGGCCGAGCATGCCATCGCGATGCTGTTCGCACTGGCCCGCGAAATTCCGCAGGCCGATCAGTCGACCCAGGCAGGCAAGTGGGAAAAGAACCGGTTCATGGGGGTCGAACTGGCCGGTAAGACGCTCGGCCTGATCGGCTGCGGCAATATCGGCTCGATTGTCGCCGACCGGGCGCATGGCCTCAAGATGAAGGTCGCCGCGTTCGATCCATTCTTGTCGCCGGAGCGGGCGGTGGAGCTCGGCGTCGACAAGGTCGAGCTCGACGAGCTGCTCGCGCGCGCCGACTTCATCACTTTGCACACGCCGCTAACCGATCAGACGAGGGGCATCCTTAGCCGGGATGCGCTGGCGAAGACCAAGCCGGGCGTGCGTATTGTCAATTGCGCACGCGGCGGCTTGATCGATGAAGCGGCGCTCAAGGAAGGCCTTGAAAGCGGCCACATCGCCGGCGCGGCGCTGGACGTGTTCGCGCAGGAGCCGGCGAAGGAGAACGCGCTGTTCGGGACGCCGGGCCTGATCTGCACGCCGCATCTCGGCGCGTCGACAACCGAAGCGCAGGTCAACGTCGCAATCCAGATCGCCGAGCAGATGAGCGACTTCCTGTTGCTTGGCGGCATTACCAACGCCGTGAACGTCCCATCGCTGTCGGCGGAAGAGGCGCCGCGCCTGAAGCCGTACATGGCGCTTGCCGAAAAGCTTGGGCGGTTGGTTGGGCAGATTGCCGGAACTTCGATCCGCTCGATCGACGTCGAGGTCGAAGGCGCCGCCGCCGCGCTCAACATCAAACCGGTCACCGGCGCCGTGTTAGCAGGGCTGATGCGGACCTGGTCGGACACCGTGAACATGGTGAACGCGCCTTATCTGGCCAAGGAACGCGGCATCGGCGTTCGGGAAATCCGCAATGAGGGCGAAGGCGACTACCATACGCTGGTCGCGGTGACCGTCGGCACGGATGACGGCCCGCGCCGGGTCGAGGGCACTTTGTTCGGCAATCGCGCGCCGCGTCTGGTCAAAATTTTCGATATTCCGGTGGAAGCAGAATTGACCGGCCAAATGATTTACATCGTGAACAACGACCAGCCGGGGTTCATCGGCGCACTCGGCACGCGACTGGGGGAAAATGGCCTGAATATCGCGACGTTCAACCTTGGCCGCCGCCAGGAGCGGGGCGAAGCTATCGCCTTGGTAGCAGTGGATGATCCGATTACGCCGGCAGTGGCGCAGCAGTTGCGCGATTTGCCGGGGGTACGCGAAGTGGTGCCGCTAAGCTTCTGA
- a CDS encoding type II toxin-antitoxin system RelE/ParE family toxin, giving the protein MTIRWSLQALHDVDRLVDFIAAHDTAKADEVEAALNETPKKLLHFNRMGSRLSEFDPREVRELRFARYILRYELVGTEIRVLRIFHGRENRF; this is encoded by the coding sequence GTGACCATCAGGTGGTCGCTTCAGGCCTTGCATGATGTTGACCGTCTTGTGGATTTCATCGCCGCCCACGATACCGCAAAGGCAGATGAGGTTGAGGCAGCGCTAAACGAGACTCCCAAAAAATTGCTTCATTTCAACAGGATGGGTTCCAGGCTAAGCGAATTCGATCCACGCGAAGTCCGCGAACTGCGCTTCGCACGCTACATTTTGAGGTACGAACTCGTGGGTACCGAAATCCGCGTACTGCGGATCTTCCACGGCCGAGAGAATCGATTCTGA
- a CDS encoding ribbon-helix-helix domain-containing protein: MKIIVFEYLRLDINMADDGRVVTAKLPDDLVSRLDEVADRIDRSKSWIVREAVAEWLAEEERRYELTMEAIEAMDRGESLSQDEVERHFAARRKARSAKRAA, encoded by the coding sequence TTGAAGATTATTGTATTTGAATACCTGAGATTGGACATCAATATGGCGGACGATGGAAGGGTGGTCACCGCAAAGCTGCCGGACGATCTCGTTTCTAGGCTGGACGAGGTCGCGGACCGGATTGACCGCAGCAAGAGCTGGATCGTTCGCGAGGCGGTCGCTGAATGGTTGGCCGAAGAAGAACGGCGATACGAACTAACGATGGAGGCGATCGAGGCCATGGATCGCGGTGAATCTTTGAGTCAGGACGAAGTTGAGAGGCATTTCGCGGCCCGTCGGAAAGCTCGAAGTGCGAAGCGCGCTGCGTGA
- a CDS encoding adenylosuccinate synthase: MGNVTVIGAQWGDEGKGKIVDWLASRADVVVRFQGGHNAGHTLVVGDQTYKLSLLPSGIVRGTPSVIGNGVVLDPWALKAEIERIAAQGVEVTPDVLMIADNCPLILPIHRDLDALREDASGAGKIGTTRRGIGPAYEDKVGRRAIRVCDLAKLDDVAPLLDRLCAHHDALRAGFNEPPIDRERLLSDLREIAGFVLPYARPVWRDLDQALQQGRKMLFEGAQGVLLDVDHGTYPFVTSSNTVAGTTGSGAGMGPRAAGFVLGIVKAYTTRVGSGPFPTEQENEVGQRLGERGHEFGTVTGRSRRCGWFDAVLVRQAAAVSGVTGIALTKLDVLDGFETIRICTGYRLDGEIIDYLPAHAADQARVEPVYEEIEGWPGSTQGARSWAELPARAIKYVRRIEELIRCPVALVSTSPQRDDTILVRDPFAG, translated from the coding sequence GTGGGAAACGTCACCGTCATTGGCGCCCAGTGGGGTGACGAAGGCAAAGGCAAGATCGTCGACTGGCTGGCCAGCCGCGCCGACGTCGTTGTCCGGTTTCAGGGTGGGCACAACGCGGGTCATACCCTCGTCGTCGGAGACCAGACTTATAAGCTATCGCTGCTCCCGTCGGGCATTGTGCGCGGCACACCGTCGGTCATCGGCAATGGCGTGGTACTCGATCCGTGGGCGCTGAAGGCTGAAATCGAGCGGATTGCTGCACAGGGTGTCGAAGTTACCCCGGACGTGCTGATGATCGCGGACAATTGCCCGCTGATCTTGCCGATCCACCGCGACCTCGATGCCCTTCGCGAAGATGCTTCGGGTGCGGGCAAGATCGGCACGACGCGCCGCGGCATCGGTCCGGCCTACGAAGACAAGGTTGGCCGCCGCGCCATCCGGGTATGCGACCTGGCCAAGCTGGATGACGTTGCGCCGCTGCTCGACCGTCTGTGCGCGCACCATGACGCGCTTCGCGCCGGTTTTAACGAACCGCCGATCGATCGTGAGCGCCTCCTCTCCGACCTGCGCGAAATCGCCGGCTTCGTGCTGCCCTATGCGCGGCCCGTCTGGCGCGATCTCGACCAGGCGCTGCAACAAGGCAGAAAGATGCTGTTTGAAGGGGCACAGGGCGTGCTGCTCGACGTGGACCACGGCACTTATCCGTTCGTCACTTCATCGAACACGGTTGCCGGCACGACTGGCTCCGGGGCGGGCATGGGCCCCCGCGCGGCGGGTTTCGTGCTGGGCATCGTCAAGGCTTACACCACGCGCGTTGGGTCAGGTCCCTTCCCGACCGAACAGGAAAATGAAGTCGGCCAGCGGCTCGGCGAACGCGGCCATGAATTTGGAACCGTCACCGGGCGCAGTCGGCGCTGCGGCTGGTTCGACGCGGTGCTTGTGCGTCAGGCAGCTGCGGTCAGCGGCGTGACGGGGATTGCGCTTACCAAGCTCGACGTGCTCGATGGCTTCGAGACGATCAGGATCTGCACGGGATATCGTCTTGACGGCGAAATCATCGATTACCTCCCAGCCCATGCCGCGGACCAGGCGCGGGTCGAGCCAGTCTACGAAGAAATTGAGGGCTGGCCCGGGTCGACGCAGGGCGCGCGAAGCTGGGCGGAACTTCCCGCACGTGCAATCAAATACGTCCGCCGCATCGAAGAACTGATTCGCTGCCCCGTGGCGCTGGTCAGCACCTCCCCGCAACGCGACGATACGATCCTCGTCCGCGACCCCTTCGCCGGTTAA
- the fabI gene encoding enoyl-ACP reductase FabI — protein MSGLMQGKRGLIMGLANDRSLAWGIARALHSQGAELAFSYQGDALEKRVRPLAAELGSDLLVDCDVSDMKALDRTFDALKERWETLDFVVHAIGYSDKNELRGKFVDTSMDNFLMTMNISVYSFVAVAQRARRLMTNGGSMLTLTYYGAEKVIPHYNVMGVAKAGLEASVKYLAMDLGPEGIRVNAISAGPIKTLAASGIGDFRYIMKWNEYNSPLRRNVTIEDVGGAGLYLLSDLSSGVTGETHHVDSGYHVIGMKAEDAPDISVA, from the coding sequence TTGAGCGGACTGATGCAAGGCAAGCGCGGATTGATCATGGGGCTGGCGAACGACCGTTCGCTGGCGTGGGGTATTGCACGCGCGCTGCATAGTCAGGGGGCGGAACTGGCCTTCTCCTATCAAGGGGACGCGCTGGAAAAGCGCGTGCGTCCGCTGGCCGCCGAACTCGGTTCCGACTTGCTGGTCGACTGCGACGTTTCGGACATGAAGGCGCTCGACCGGACTTTCGACGCGCTCAAGGAGCGGTGGGAAACACTCGATTTCGTCGTTCACGCCATTGGCTATTCCGACAAGAACGAATTGCGCGGCAAGTTCGTCGATACGTCGATGGACAACTTCCTCATGACCATGAACATCTCGGTCTACAGCTTCGTGGCGGTTGCCCAGCGGGCGCGCCGGCTGATGACCAACGGTGGGTCGATGCTGACGCTCACCTATTACGGCGCAGAGAAGGTGATCCCGCACTACAACGTCATGGGCGTCGCCAAGGCGGGCCTTGAAGCCAGCGTCAAATATCTGGCGATGGACCTCGGCCCCGAAGGCATTCGCGTGAACGCTATCTCGGCCGGACCGATCAAGACGCTCGCTGCCAGCGGCATCGGCGACTTCCGCTACATCATGAAGTGGAATGAATATAATTCGCCCCTTCGCCGCAACGTCACGATCGAGGACGTCGGCGGGGCTGGCCTATATCTGTTGAGCGACCTTTCGTCCGGTGTCACCGGCGAGACACATCACGTCGACAGCGGCTATCACGTGATCGGCATGAAGGCCGAAGACGCCCCTGACATCTCCGTCGCTTAA
- a CDS encoding YihY/virulence factor BrkB family protein, whose product MRAAFGTEVEEKLKPRTTAIEVVKRVAVGVYNDGFIHAGNLAYLSIVALFPFFIVAAAVAHLLGQGQDAQLTVMNVLRRLPPDVASTLREPINEVLTVRTGPLLWFGALVGLWTATSYLETIRDILRRAYGVKFCSPFWEYRLGSMLVILGAVILLMISFAASATLTLAHQLIIHWFPLAQDIASALGLYRLVPAFILFFTFYVLFYALIPARYRKRDCRKWPGALFITLWWLATVELLPNVIGLFGGYSLTYGSLAGVMIALIFFFVVGLGVVIGAELNAALAESGATALKGEVYNGPYTDELEVEEPQPGEDVQPTLQKEGPAL is encoded by the coding sequence ATGCGTGCCGCCTTCGGCACCGAGGTCGAGGAGAAGCTGAAGCCGCGGACGACTGCAATTGAAGTCGTGAAACGGGTGGCCGTCGGCGTCTACAATGACGGCTTCATCCACGCGGGAAACCTCGCCTATCTGTCGATCGTCGCGCTGTTTCCCTTTTTCATCGTAGCCGCGGCTGTCGCCCATCTGCTGGGGCAGGGACAGGACGCGCAGCTGACGGTGATGAATGTCCTTCGGCGTCTGCCCCCGGACGTCGCGAGTACGTTGCGAGAGCCGATCAACGAGGTGCTGACCGTGCGGACCGGTCCGCTTCTGTGGTTCGGCGCCCTTGTCGGGCTTTGGACCGCCACCAGCTATCTCGAAACGATCCGCGACATCCTGCGCCGCGCCTACGGCGTGAAGTTCTGCTCGCCGTTCTGGGAGTATCGGCTAGGATCGATGCTGGTCATTCTGGGCGCGGTCATTCTGCTGATGATCTCCTTCGCGGCGAGCGCGACCCTAACCCTGGCGCATCAGCTGATCATCCACTGGTTCCCGCTCGCGCAGGACATCGCCAGCGCGCTGGGCCTTTATCGCCTCGTGCCGGCGTTCATCCTCTTCTTCACCTTCTACGTCTTGTTCTACGCGCTGATCCCGGCCCGCTATCGCAAGCGGGATTGCCGCAAGTGGCCGGGCGCGCTGTTCATCACCTTGTGGTGGCTGGCAACGGTCGAACTCCTGCCGAACGTAATCGGCCTGTTCGGGGGCTACAGCCTGACCTACGGCAGCCTGGCGGGCGTCATGATCGCGCTGATTTTCTTCTTCGTCGTGGGGCTTGGGGTTGTGATCGGCGCCGAACTGAATGCGGCGCTGGCGGAAAGCGGCGCCACCGCGCTAAAGGGCGAGGTCTACAACGGGCCATATACGGATGAGCTCGAGGTTGAGGAACCGCAGCCCGGCGAGGACGTCCAGCCGACGCTGCAAAAGGAGGGGCCGGCACTTTGA
- a CDS encoding J domain-containing protein — protein MALDLYQRLGLKRGASEAEIKKAYRSLAKQLHPDRNQDNPKAAERFAQVTQAYDLLSDKDKRARYDRGEIDEDGNPKMPFGGGGFGGGGGFGGYSQGGPQPGGPGFENFNFGGGDGADLGDLFEGLFGGTAGGRARGGPFGGFRQRQQAPQKGADIAYRLKVPFEDAVALKPQRITLGDGKTIDLKLPKGLEDGTSMRLAGKGQEGPGGRGDAIVTIDIAPHRFYTRDGANIRLELPVTLREAVQGAKVKVPTPEGPVMLTIPKGTSSGKVLRLKDRGFTGKDGRRGDQLVTVVVDIPANDAELQRFTENWTGGGNPRAGLGV, from the coding sequence ATGGCACTCGACCTCTATCAGCGCTTGGGATTGAAGCGGGGCGCTAGCGAAGCCGAGATCAAGAAGGCTTATCGCAGCCTCGCCAAGCAGCTTCATCCCGACCGCAATCAGGATAATCCGAAGGCCGCTGAACGCTTCGCCCAGGTCACCCAGGCTTATGATCTGCTGTCCGACAAGGACAAGCGCGCCCGCTACGATCGTGGGGAGATCGACGAGGACGGCAATCCGAAGATGCCGTTCGGGGGCGGCGGTTTCGGCGGCGGCGGCGGTTTCGGGGGCTATTCGCAGGGTGGCCCGCAACCCGGCGGCCCTGGTTTTGAAAACTTCAACTTCGGCGGTGGTGACGGCGCCGACCTTGGCGATTTGTTCGAGGGGCTGTTCGGTGGGACCGCCGGCGGCCGTGCGCGCGGCGGCCCCTTCGGCGGCTTCCGCCAGCGCCAGCAGGCGCCGCAGAAAGGTGCGGACATCGCCTATCGGCTGAAGGTGCCGTTCGAAGATGCCGTTGCCCTGAAGCCGCAACGCATCACACTCGGTGACGGCAAGACGATCGACCTCAAACTGCCCAAGGGGCTTGAGGACGGCACAAGCATGCGCCTTGCGGGCAAGGGACAGGAAGGTCCCGGCGGTCGCGGGGATGCGATCGTGACGATCGATATCGCTCCGCACCGCTTTTACACGCGCGACGGCGCGAACATCCGCCTCGAACTTCCTGTCACGCTTCGTGAGGCTGTGCAGGGCGCCAAGGTGAAGGTGCCGACACCCGAAGGACCCGTCATGCTCACCATCCCCAAGGGAACGTCGTCGGGCAAGGTACTGCGCCTCAAAGACCGGGGGTTCACCGGCAAGGACGGTAGGCGCGGGGATCAATTGGTGACCGTGGTAGTCGATATCCCGGCGAATGACGCCGAATTACAGCGGTTCACCGAGAACTGGACCGGGGGCGGCAACCCGCGAGCAGGGCTCGGCGTCTAG
- the pdxH gene encoding pyridoxamine 5'-phosphate oxidase encodes MTDPFALFDDWFAEARAAEPNDPEAMALATADADGRPSVRMVLLKGHGPDGFVFYTNEQSNKGRDLAARAEAALLFHWKSLRRQVRISGPVSRVSPEEADAYFASRSRDSQLGAWASDQSRPLDRRETFEARVQDMTQRFDGEDVPRPPHWGGFRVSPLRIEFWQDRAHRLHERRLFLADADGGWTEGLLYP; translated from the coding sequence ATGACCGATCCCTTCGCCCTGTTCGACGATTGGTTCGCCGAGGCGCGCGCGGCAGAGCCTAACGATCCCGAGGCGATGGCGCTGGCGACCGCGGATGCGGATGGCCGGCCGAGTGTCCGGATGGTGCTGCTCAAGGGGCATGGGCCGGACGGCTTTGTCTTCTACACCAATGAGCAGAGCAACAAGGGGCGTGATCTCGCCGCGCGCGCCGAGGCGGCGCTGCTCTTCCACTGGAAGAGCCTGCGGCGTCAGGTGCGCATCAGTGGTCCGGTTAGTCGGGTCTCGCCGGAAGAGGCGGACGCTTATTTCGCATCGAGATCGCGCGACTCTCAACTCGGCGCCTGGGCGTCGGATCAATCGCGGCCGCTTGATCGACGCGAGACCTTCGAAGCGCGCGTGCAGGACATGACTCAAAGATTCGACGGCGAAGACGTGCCGCGACCGCCGCATTGGGGCGGCTTTCGTGTATCCCCCTTGCGGATCGAGTTCTGGCAGGATCGAGCTCACCGCCTGCATGAACGGCGGCTGTTCCTGGCCGACGCCGATGGCGGATGGACGGAAGGCCTGTTGTACCCGTGA
- a CDS encoding cation diffusion facilitator family transporter, translated as MTPAERSKLTARAAMASTTMAVVLIVLKTYAALQTSSMAMLGSLADSSLDLVASLIVLLAVRIAAAPADHDHRFGHGKAEALAALVQVIIITFSAAFIGFRAVQRLLAGAETAQAELGIGVSVIAIVLTIALISYQRHVVNRTGSLAIGTDRLHYSSDLLLNGSVIIALALDQFLGWVGADAVFGILIALWLAWGAWKASSHALDQLMDREWPEERRASFLAAAKEYPELAGLHDFRTRSSGTHHFAQFHVWVPADWTVQHAHDQLDRVEEELQKRFPDTEILIHVDPEGQIDRETLLPQAITEQAT; from the coding sequence ATTACCCCTGCCGAGCGTTCGAAGCTGACGGCGCGCGCGGCGATGGCCAGCACGACCATGGCCGTCGTCCTGATCGTCCTCAAGACTTACGCCGCGCTGCAAACATCGTCGATGGCAATGCTCGGGTCGCTGGCCGACAGCAGCCTTGACCTTGTCGCGAGCCTGATCGTTCTGCTCGCGGTCCGCATCGCGGCGGCGCCCGCGGATCACGACCACCGGTTCGGGCATGGCAAGGCCGAAGCCCTCGCCGCCTTGGTGCAGGTGATCATCATCACCTTTTCGGCAGCGTTCATCGGTTTCCGAGCCGTTCAGCGGTTGCTCGCTGGCGCGGAGACGGCGCAGGCGGAATTGGGCATCGGTGTGTCCGTCATTGCCATCGTGCTGACCATCGCGCTGATCAGCTATCAGCGGCATGTGGTGAACCGAACGGGGTCACTCGCGATCGGTACCGATCGCTTGCATTATTCCTCCGACTTGCTGCTGAACGGATCGGTGATCATTGCCCTCGCGCTCGACCAGTTTCTTGGCTGGGTCGGGGCTGATGCGGTGTTCGGCATTCTGATTGCGCTGTGGCTTGCCTGGGGTGCCTGGAAAGCGTCGAGCCACGCGCTCGATCAGCTCATGGACCGCGAGTGGCCGGAGGAACGGCGGGCGAGCTTCCTCGCCGCCGCAAAGGAATATCCCGAACTTGCGGGGCTCCATGATTTTCGGACCCGCAGCAGCGGCACCCACCATTTCGCGCAATTCCACGTCTGGGTGCCGGCGGACTGGACCGTGCAGCATGCGCACGACCAGCTCGACCGCGTGGAAGAGGAATTGCAGAAGCGGTTTCCCGACACCGAAATCCTGATCCACGTCGATCCCGAAGGGCAGATCGACCGCGAGACGCTGTTGCCGCAAGCGATCACCGAGCAGGCGACGTGA
- a CDS encoding PhzF family phenazine biosynthesis protein has translation MTSLPFFQVDAFADRPLTGNPAAVMPLDRWLDDAMMQAIAAENNLSETAFTVPSDREDVDFELRWFTPVAEVDLCGHATIAAGHVLMTGDDVLFSTRAGTLAVRRREGFLELDLPAADLTEIHEPELNRALGLPDGPAWLAAGCNDAAIIEVADEAAVVAMNPDFAALKKLPRMAVITARGDHHDIVDRVFVPYLGIDEDPVTGSAHAALVPYWTKRLGRDHFTALQASKRTGVLHCRQEGDRAILGGTCHTVIVGQFQL, from the coding sequence GTGACCAGCCTGCCCTTCTTTCAGGTCGATGCGTTCGCCGACCGGCCGCTCACGGGAAATCCCGCGGCTGTCATGCCGCTCGACCGCTGGCTCGACGATGCGATGATGCAAGCGATCGCGGCCGAAAATAATCTGAGCGAGACGGCATTCACGGTGCCGAGCGATCGCGAGGACGTGGATTTCGAATTGCGCTGGTTCACGCCGGTCGCGGAAGTCGATTTGTGCGGGCACGCCACGATTGCCGCCGGGCATGTACTGATGACTGGTGATGATGTTCTGTTCTCGACGCGCGCCGGCACGCTTGCCGTAAGGCGGCGGGAGGGCTTCCTCGAACTGGATCTGCCGGCGGCGGATCTGACCGAGATCCACGAGCCTGAGCTCAACCGTGCCCTTGGCCTTCCTGACGGCCCGGCCTGGCTAGCCGCCGGCTGCAACGACGCGGCGATCATTGAAGTCGCGGACGAGGCGGCGGTCGTAGCGATGAACCCTGATTTTGCGGCCTTGAAGAAGCTGCCGCGGATGGCGGTGATCACGGCACGCGGCGATCACCACGACATCGTCGACCGCGTGTTCGTGCCATACCTGGGGATCGACGAAGACCCGGTCACCGGTTCGGCACATGCGGCGCTGGTGCCTTATTGGACCAAGCGGCTCGGCCGCGATCACTTCACCGCGCTCCAGGCGAGCAAACGCACCGGCGTGCTCCACTGCCGCCAGGAAGGTGACCGCGCCATCCTGGGCGGGACGTGCCACACGGTGATCGTCGGCCAGTTCCAGCTTTAG